From a single Betaproteobacteria bacterium genomic region:
- a CDS encoding multidrug efflux SMR transporter, which yields MLPILSVNDAWFVLSCAIIFEVCGTTSMRLSEGFTRLTPSILIFVFYAVSFLLNTMVVRALGLSVVYALWSGIGTVLIFGSWLLYFKEPVTAMKLASTALIVLGVVGL from the coding sequence ATGCTTCCGATCCTGAGCGTCAACGATGCATGGTTCGTGTTGTCGTGCGCAATCATTTTCGAGGTCTGTGGCACCACCAGCATGCGCTTGTCCGAAGGGTTCACGCGACTCACCCCGTCAATCTTGATCTTCGTTTTCTACGCCGTCTCGTTTCTCCTCAATACCATGGTGGTCCGCGCGCTGGGCTTGTCGGTGGTTTACGCTCTGTGGTCTGGCATCGGCACCGTCCTTATTTTCGGCAGTTGGTTACTCTACTTCAAGGAGCCGGTCACAGCGATGAAGCTGGCGAGCACGGCGCTCATTGTGTTGGGTGTTGTCGGGTTATAG
- a CDS encoding carboxymuconolactone decarboxylase family protein, with the protein MKTPTQFTTYTVETASEASKPFLIGAKQAFGFLPNLLGGMAESPALLEGYMSVAGIFNKTALSETERQIILMTSNRLNDCTYCMAAHTTISQGAKVPANVIAALRNDTPIADAKLEALRQFTIKLVESRGWPADADVQSFMAAGYTRQSLLDVILGTSLKVMSNYFNHIAQTPVDTVFQANAWSASK; encoded by the coding sequence ATGAAAACACCAACGCAATTTACTACCTATACCGTCGAAACCGCGTCTGAAGCGAGCAAACCATTTTTGATTGGCGCAAAGCAGGCATTCGGTTTCCTGCCCAATCTTCTCGGCGGCATGGCCGAATCGCCTGCCCTGCTCGAAGGCTATATGTCAGTAGCCGGCATCTTCAATAAGACCGCGTTGAGTGAAACCGAACGCCAGATCATCCTCATGACTTCGAATCGGCTAAACGATTGCACCTACTGCATGGCGGCACACACCACCATCTCGCAAGGCGCGAAGGTTCCAGCAAATGTCATTGCCGCACTCCGCAATGACACACCCATTGCCGATGCCAAACTGGAAGCGCTACGCCAGTTCACGATCAAGCTCGTCGAGAGTCGCGGGTGGCCAGCTGACGCCGATGTTCAATCTTTCATGGCGGCAGGCTATACGCGCCAATCGTTGCTGGATGTGATTCTCGGTACCAGTCTTAAGGTGATGTCGAACTACTTTAACCACATCGCACAGACGCCGGTTGATACCGTGTTCCAGGCCAATGCCTGGTCAGCAAGCAAGTAG
- a CDS encoding alpha/beta hydrolase, translating to MQSAAATQYHYATVNGVQLFYREAGDPSAARTIVLLHGFPSSSHMFRDLIPLLAGKFHVIAPDMPGFGYSDMPTVDKYDYTFDNLATSMQGLLDQLKVKNYVLYMHDYGGPVGMRIATAQPARVKGLVVQNSNAYIEGVSEMLGGVFMPLWKEQNDKTISAARGFLKAETTKFQYTQGAHNPVALNPDAWTHDQALLDRPGNDAIQMKLFVNYQTNVGLYDAWHAYFRQHQPKTLVVWGKGDFAFTVAGAEAYKKDLKHIDVRLYDGGHFVLEEHAADIATRIKRTFEMT from the coding sequence ATGCAATCCGCCGCCGCAACGCAATATCACTATGCAACAGTGAATGGCGTGCAATTGTTTTATCGCGAAGCGGGTGACCCTTCCGCGGCGCGGACGATTGTTTTGCTGCATGGCTTTCCATCGTCATCGCACATGTTTCGCGATCTGATTCCATTGCTGGCCGGCAAATTCCATGTGATTGCGCCTGACATGCCGGGATTCGGCTATTCCGATATGCCGACAGTCGACAAGTACGATTACACGTTCGACAACCTCGCCACGTCCATGCAAGGCTTGCTCGACCAGCTCAAGGTCAAGAATTACGTCCTTTACATGCACGACTACGGCGGCCCGGTGGGGATGCGCATTGCGACCGCCCAGCCAGCCCGCGTAAAGGGGTTGGTTGTTCAGAATTCCAATGCCTACATTGAAGGCGTGAGTGAAATGCTCGGCGGCGTCTTCATGCCGCTTTGGAAAGAGCAGAACGACAAAACCATCAGTGCGGCGCGAGGTTTCCTCAAAGCTGAAACGACGAAATTCCAGTACACACAGGGCGCGCACAATCCGGTCGCGCTTAACCCTGATGCGTGGACACACGACCAAGCGCTATTGGATCGTCCTGGCAACGATGCGATCCAAATGAAGCTATTCGTGAATTACCAAACCAACGTCGGCCTGTACGACGCCTGGCACGCCTACTTTCGTCAGCATCAACCAAAGACGCTTGTCGTTTGGGGCAAGGGAGACTTCGCGTTCACCGTCGCTGGCGCGGAAGCATACAAAAAAGATTTGAAACACATCGATGTGCGCCTTTATGACGGCGGGCATTTTGTTCTTGAAGAACACGCTGCCGATATTGCCACCCGAATCAAACGCACGTTCGAAATGACGTAA